Below is a window of Tachysurus fulvidraco isolate hzauxx_2018 chromosome 11, HZAU_PFXX_2.0, whole genome shotgun sequence DNA.
AGATCAACAacttattacaaaaacagctaCGTTCGGTTATATTATCATAACAAACGAACACAGCTTATGAACGTGCAGGTCCGCGAATCTAGGACACGCGTTCGAACGAGGTGGATTCTGGGTAATgtagtttttctttaaaaaaacaactacaCATGGAGAAAAACCTAATGCagcgattttttttcttaagcgTACTTTAAAATATACATGTCTCAGATAACGCGCACGGTGTAAAATCACTACCACGGtttatatattactatatataagTCAGCGTCCACTTATAAACACCGATCCATTCTGGAGCGTCTACTTCCTGTATCCGTGTGACGTCATCGGATTGCGGAAGTAAGTTCCGGCTTTTGTTGATATGtaggaggttttttttatttatataaagattttaaacattataagTTTAAGGTGAGGACTTTAGAGCGGaggtaaatattaatattaataagaataataatgataataataataatggtaatgataataataataataataataatagtgtgttATACGTCATCACTTGTGTTTATAAACATCTTATTACACTTTCATGGTGTTTATATGATATCATATGATGTGTATTTTGTCTTCTAACACAATTATTCACCAAAATAAACGATTCTTATACGATTTCTTTGTTAGGTTACAAACagaccataataataacaatcagaCACAGAAGATGGACAAAGCAGACATTCATCTGCAGTTTACAGGTTAGTTTGTGTCTCCATTCAGACCTTTTAGTAAACAATCTTCACAATGAGCAGGTGATTTCTGATGAGTCTGACATTTACTTTTTCCAGTTTAAACTTCTTTCATTGGTCTGTTTTTACTTAGCTTAACagtttcctacattacccacaatgccgttCGGCTACCTGCTGCCGTGGAgaattaaacacagtgatgcagcggcgctttagtgttttgtttatgttgttgttttctgttcAGCTCTTTGACTTTTTCCTCATCTGTTCTCTGCTCTAACAGATTCTAATGCGTTCacaccagagatgggggactcgagtcatgatatgacttgactcgagtcagacttaagttgcaaatttgagacttgagactcgcttgacaaatatttaaaaaagactcgacttgactttgacttgacattaatgacttgtgacttgcacatgtgtgacttactacTGTACCACCTTTGGTTCACACTAATAACTAAATGTTTGTATCAGACACTAACAAACTCAGCCTAAGTGAAGGTGATGAATCATCTGCGTCTGATCGTCAGTGCTGATTCTTCCTGCTTGTAGActttgatgatgatggtggaggTGATGGAAGCACGTCGGTCAGGATGGAGGACGAGGGCTTCGGTAAACCTCCCACCCAGCGGCGAGGGACGGCATCAGAGGAGGATGAGCTGCCAGAGGGTGATGATCAGACCCAGGTCAGGAGCTCATAGTGCAGGAATAAACACCAAGGTGTCCTCACACAtgtttctccctcacactctgATCTTCTTACAGCTTCTCAGCGGTGAAAAGAAAAGTGCTGCTTTCTGGACTCTGGAGTTTTATCAGGCTTTTTTTAACGTGGACACGTCCCAGGTAGGAAACGGTCGGTCTGCAGAGTCACTTTACTCCAAACGCTGTCTgaagtttgtctgtctgtctgtatgtcagcCTACctacctgtttgtctgtctgtctacttatACAATCATATGTCTAGTTGTCTGTCTGCCCATCACTCTCtctactgtctgtctgtctgtaatgtctgtatgaAGAACCTGTTCAGctccatcaacacacacacacacacacacacacacacacacacactccgagtgtatttacacttatttgatggtttgtttgtttctaggTGTTGAGCAGAATTATCAGCTctgtgctgccatggcgaggaaAAAACTTTGTTCGCCTTCACCTCAGGAACAACCCTGACCTCTAcggtctgtctaactgtctgtctatctgtctgtctgtctctcttccagTGTTGATAACCTGTAGTGCTTTAGCTCATCCACTGTGCTGTTCAGACATTGTGTTATCAGTTTGGTGAAGAAgctcaggggtgcacatacttttggctttATGGTCTAGCAGTCAGATGAAGGTGAGAGCAGCGATGTTAACGTGATCTTGTGGTTCTTCTGTAGGTCCGTTCTGGATCTGCGCCACACTGGTGTTTGCCATCGGTGTGAGCGGGAACCTGTCCAGCTTCCTGGTCCACCACGGACAGCCGAGCTACAAATACGTCCCCGAGTTCAGGAAAGGTGAGAGTCAGGAccatgaggaggaggaggatggtgatcgatgatgatgatgatggtgattcatgttgtgtgtgtgtattgtcagTAACGATGGCTGCTACAGCGATCTACAGCTACGCCTGGCTGGTTCCTATGATGCTGTGGGGCTTTTTATCATGGAGGAGCAGAAAGATCTCCAGTATGATGTCCTACTCCTTCCTGgagatcgtgtgtgtgtatggatacTCGCTCTCTGTCTACATTCCTGCTGTGGTGAGGAAtcaacactataataataataataataataataataataataatcatcatcataattattattattattactactactattattattaattcattattattattattattattattattattattattattattatcttcattTATATGACATTTATTGTAATGGGATCATTtactatttcatttattttataattctaTAATAACATAAGAATCTATCTGTGCGATTAATCTAATACTATAAATTTATCTACAAATGATCATTAACATTGTTTTATCTTCTTTACTTTTCGGAGTCAGTTGACAGTAAATGATCTCTGTATTCAAGTCAGTATATTTGTATGGAGCTTCTAACATTTCACATCGtctcacagcagctttacagaaaagtagaaacagaataaaaataaatctatttacagtttacagttaagttactgtttgtttctgacatttatctctaatgatcaaGCTGGAgacaataaataatatcataataataaatatcataaataatgTCATCAAAATAATAGTATAAATAATCCTCttttaattctgtgtgtgtgtgtgtgtgtgtgtgtgtgtgtgtgtgtgtgtgtggtgtgtgatgtgtgtgtgtgtgtgtgtggtgtgtgatgtgtgtgtggtgtgtgatgtgtgtgtgtgtgtgtgtgtgtatggtgtgtgtgtgtgtgtgtgtgtgtatggtgtgtgtgtgtgtgtatgatgtgtgtgtgtgtgtgtatggtgtgtgtatggtgtgtgtgtgtgtatggtgtgtgtgtgtatggtgtgtgtgtgtatggtgtgtgtgtgtatggtgtgtgtgtgtgtgtgtgtgtgtgtgtgtgtgtgtatggtgtgtgtgtgtgtgtgtgtgtgtgtgtatggtgtgtgtgtgtgtgtgtgtgtgtgtgtgtgtgtgtgtatggtgtgtgtgtgtgtgtatggtgtgtgtgtgtatggtgtgtgtgtgtgtgtgtgtgtgtgtgtgtgtgtgtgtgtgtgtgtgtgtgtgtaggtgctcTGGGTGATACCGAGTGAGGCTCTACGCTGGATCTCCATCCTGGTTGCTCTGTGTTTGTCCGGCTCGGTTCTGGTGCTGACGTTCTGGCCGGTGATGAGAGCCGACAGGCCGCGAGTCGTCCTCACTGTCCTGTGTGCCGTCGTCACGCTGCACGTTTTACTCGCCATCGGCTGCAAGGTCTGACTTCACACCTCACATCTGACCTACACCCGAGTTTACTACAGTCACCTACACCCGAGTTTACTACAGTCACCTACACCCGAGTTTACTACAGTCACCTACACCCGAGTTTACTACAGTCACCTACACCCGAGTTTACTACAGTCACCTACACCCGAGTTTACTACAGTCACCTACACCCGAGTTTACTACAGTCACCTACACCCGAGTTTACTACAGTCACCTACACCCGAGTTTACTACAGTCACCTACACCCGAGTTTACTACAGTCACCTACACCCGAGTTTACTACAGTCACCTACACCCGAGTTTACTACAGTCACCTACACCCGAGTTTACTACAGTCACCTACACCCGAGTTTACTACAGTCACCTACACCTGCGTTTACTACAGTCACCTACACCCGAGTTTACTACAGTCACCTACACCCGAGTTTACTACAGTCACCTACACCCGAGTTTACTACAGTCACCTACACCTGAGTTTACTACAGTCACCTACACCTGCGTTTACTACAGTCACCTACACCTGCGTTTACTACAGTCACCTACACCTGCGTTTACTACAGTCACCTACACCTGAGTTTACTACAGTCACCTACACCAGAGTTTACTACAGTCACCTACACCTGAGTTTACTACAGTCACCTACACCCGAGTTTACTACAGTCACCTACACCCGAGTTTACTACAGTCACCTACACCCGAGTTTACTACAGTCACCTACACCCGAGTTTACTACAGTCACCTACACAACTACTGTACACAACATGAAACTAGTCACACTGTAAAACAGCAGAGGGtaatacaacacacacgcacacaaaacacacatacagaaacacacacacatacacacatacacacacacgcacacaaaacacacacacacacataaaacacacacacacacacacacaaaacacacatacacacaacacaaaaaacacacaaacaacacatgcacacaaaacacacacacacacacacacacacacacacataaaacaaacacacacacatacacacacataaaacaaacacatacacacacacacaaatgcacacacaaaacacacgcacacaacacacgcacacaaaacacacacacaacacagacacacacgcacacaacacacgcgcacaaaacacacacaacacagacacacacacgcacacaaaacacgcacacaacacagacacacacacgcacacaaaacacacacacaacacagacacgcacacaaaacagacacacacgcacacaaaacacacacacaacacagacacacacacaacacagacacacacacgcacacacaacacagacacacacacgcacacaacacacgcgcacaaaacacacacaacacagacacacacacgcacacaaaacacgcacacaacacagacacacacacaaaacacacacaacacagacacacacacgcacacaaaacacacacacaacacagacacgcacacaacacagacacacacacgcacacacaacacagacacacacacgcacacaacacacacacaaaacacgcacaaaacacacacacacacacacacagcttgtggAAACAGTAACAGTATCTGCACACTGACATGCAGGAAGAGAGTCTCATTATCTCATTCTTATCTCATCTTGTTTCATTATcttgttctcttttttaatGATCTCCTTCATTGAGtgttttatcttgtttttcATTTGCCATTCTCttgatattatttttttatcttgttttgtCATTATCTGATTCTCTTTTTTCAGTTTCACCCCATtctgttcttcttctcttctcttattGCTGATCTCATTACCTCCTGTAAAGGGTTTATACAGCATCATTATAACTTTGTCCTCTCCCCTTTTTCAGGTGTATTTTTTCAGTACCTATGAAactgaagctgctgtaaaacCAATCGTACCCACAAAGACACACTGATGTCCTACActagaggtacacacacacacactataatacacacacgctataacacacacatacacacacccacgctataatacacacacacgctataatACAcgctataatacacacacacgctataatacacacacacacactataatacacacacacgctataatacacacacacacacgctataatacacacactcactataatacacacaatataatatacacacatacacacacaaatacacacacacactataatacacatacactataatacacacactataatacatacacacacacactataatacacacactataatacacactataatacacacactataatacatacacacacacactataatacatacacacacacactataatacacacactataatacacactataatacacacactataatacatacacacacacactataatacacacactataatacacacactataatacacactataatacacacactataatacatacacacacacactataatacacacactataatacacacactataatacacactataatacacgcactataatacatacacacacacactataatacacacactataatacacactataatacacacactataatacatacacacacacactataatacacacactataatacacactataatacacgcactataatacatacacacacacactataatacacactataatacacacactaatataatatacacacacactataatacacacactataatacacacactaatataatatacacacactataatataatacacacatacagacacacaataatacacacactaatacacacacactataatacaaacactataatataatacacacacaataatacacacactaatacacacacacactataatacacacatacacacacaataatacagacacacacactataatataatacacacatacacacacgcacaataatacacacactataatacacacactataatataataaatatacacacacacacacacacacaataatacatacacatacacacacacacacacacacacacactcttgactgaatgtgtgttttttatgtggTTGTTCAGCTGCTAAAGATGAGAAGCAGAGCATCGATCATGTCTACAATTGATGTCAGAATTGTTTTACAACTTCTCTCCTTCCTCAAGCTcgtgttcttcttcttcacttgCAGGTTCTCTTGTTGCCTCGTTTCCAGAAAGCCAGAATCGGGTTTCACACAGACAAGGTTGAAGGTCATCAGAACGACACAAGATCAGtagtctgcgtgcgtgtgtgtgtgtgtgtgtgtgtgtgtgtgtgtgtgtgtgtgtgtgtgtgcgtgcgtgtgtgtgtgtgtttcactgagTTACTGCTGTAACTTTGAGGGGTTTGttacttttatgtttttaatggaGCGTCAGATCCGTCACTGCTCTGACTCTGTGGTGTTTACAGGTTTGGGTGAAAAATTAAAGGGTGAATGTTTATGTGAACAGGTTTGTGTTAAAATTAAACTAATGTCTTCCAAaagagattaataataataatagtgatgatgatgatgctgtatTCATCATGTTGCTCAGTCTGAATGTCAAACTTCCTACTAGGTTTTTAATATGTAATGAGTAATTTCTCATGACACGTCCCTTCAGTGTTCGGCTCCAAcggtgtgtgttttctctttaaacactttacacacacctaCTTTGCTTTACAATAAACACTTTTCATGTTAAAatcaagtttgtgttttttgatcCTGTTCATTTTTTCTACTCAAAATTCACATTGATATTTTCTCAGTATCtgaaactttttcatttcttattgTTTTCCTGTCTTTAGATTCCCTTTACAATCAGCTTTAGGCCTCTAACTTTCCCATTATTTTCATCTCCATCTCTTTTGCCATATAAAAGCCTCCCCAGGGCATTTTCTTCAACATTTTCTCTTCCTATGTCGATCTGTGTGCATCCTCTCGGATTCTACTATTCAGGATATTAgaacaaagaaattaaaatgagtGGAAATTAAGCCGAAACTTTCATTTTTTAGagattttaataatattcattatcacaaagcagcttaacagaaatatagaaattcaaGACATAAATGATCAAAGTAAATGATCCAGTCAGTAGACTGGATTTAAAAGGATGTTTGTCTCCACCGTGTTGTTGTAGCTCAGCTGAGGAGTGATGAAGTTGGCTGTAGTTATTTATAGGTGTGAAATTATGAACGATGTTTTTACGGCTCATTACATTCCTTCTTGTTCCTTTTCATGTCACGAGAACAGATGTAAGGACGATACTGTACAACAAAAAGTTTCCTAATTACCACAAAGCAGAAAAATAGTGTCACTTGAAACGGTGTCTGCTCGAGGCGTGTCCTAATTAATGGTTATTCTAAACTGGGCCTAAAGTTACG
It encodes the following:
- the yipf1 gene encoding protein YIPF1; translated protein: MDKADIHLQFTDFDDDGGGDGSTSVRMEDEGFGKPPTQRRGTASEEDELPEGDDQTQLLSGEKKSAAFWTLEFYQAFFNVDTSQVLSRIISSVLPWRGKNFVRLHLRNNPDLYGPFWICATLVFAIGVSGNLSSFLVHHGQPSYKYVPEFRKVTMAATAIYSYAWLVPMMLWGFLSWRSRKISSMMSYSFLEIVCVYGYSLSVYIPAVVLWVIPSEALRWISILVALCLSGSVLVLTFWPVMRADRPRVVLTVLCAVVTLHVLLAIGCKVYFFSTYETEAAVKPIVPTKTH